The following proteins are encoded in a genomic region of Haloarcula salinisoli:
- the larC gene encoding nickel pincer cofactor biosynthesis protein LarC: protein MRTLAFDGRMGAAGDMILGALLAAGADRDALAPVEQALDVEYVVSTVDRNGISATGVEVILTDPTTDGGDEDDHGHEHSHSDEAHSHDGDDHDHSHDDHTHAEGHGPHRSYPEVVDIVEGMALPEAVEADALAIFEILGEAEAAVHGTDLGETHFHEVGADDAIADVVGAALLLADLDVERVVTTPLSAGGGTVSMSHGTYPVPTPAVVEIAERADWALQGGPVDTELLTPTGAAILAHVADGVDRLPSLTVDGSGYGAGAREFEAHPNVLRAMVGDGAGGLRRDDITVLETNLDDAPPEVLGDLQRSLSAAGARDVSIVPLTMKKSRPGHLVKVICKPDDADRVARRLAEETGTLGIREHGAGHRWIAERAFETVTLEVDGDSYEVTVKLASDTDGEVYDVSCEFDDAAAVADASGLAVREVIRRAERSVRE, encoded by the coding sequence ATGCGAACACTCGCCTTCGACGGCCGGATGGGCGCGGCCGGTGACATGATTCTGGGGGCGCTGCTGGCCGCGGGTGCCGACCGCGACGCGCTCGCGCCCGTCGAGCAGGCACTCGACGTCGAGTACGTCGTCTCGACGGTCGACCGGAACGGTATCAGCGCCACTGGCGTCGAGGTTATTCTGACGGACCCGACAACGGATGGCGGGGACGAGGACGACCACGGTCACGAGCACAGCCATAGCGACGAAGCTCACAGTCACGACGGCGACGACCACGACCACAGCCACGACGACCACACCCACGCCGAAGGGCACGGTCCACACCGGAGCTACCCGGAAGTCGTCGACATCGTCGAGGGGATGGCCCTGCCCGAGGCCGTCGAGGCAGATGCGCTCGCCATCTTCGAGATTCTCGGTGAAGCGGAGGCGGCAGTCCACGGCACCGACCTCGGCGAGACCCACTTCCACGAGGTCGGGGCCGACGACGCCATCGCGGACGTGGTCGGGGCGGCGCTGCTGCTCGCGGACCTCGACGTCGAGCGAGTCGTGACGACGCCGCTGTCGGCCGGCGGCGGCACCGTCTCGATGAGCCACGGGACCTACCCCGTGCCGACGCCGGCGGTCGTCGAGATAGCCGAGCGAGCCGACTGGGCGCTGCAGGGCGGTCCCGTCGACACCGAACTGCTGACGCCGACGGGTGCGGCAATCCTCGCCCACGTCGCCGACGGTGTCGACCGGCTCCCGTCGCTGACGGTGGACGGCTCGGGCTACGGCGCCGGAGCACGGGAGTTCGAGGCTCACCCGAACGTCCTGCGGGCGATGGTCGGCGACGGCGCGGGCGGGCTCCGCCGGGACGACATCACCGTCCTCGAGACGAACCTCGACGACGCGCCGCCCGAGGTGCTGGGTGACCTGCAACGCTCGCTGTCGGCAGCGGGAGCGCGCGATGTCTCTATCGTCCCGCTGACGATGAAGAAGTCCCGGCCCGGCCACCTGGTGAAGGTCATCTGCAAGCCCGACGACGCAGACAGGGTCGCCCGTCGGCTCGCCGAGGAGACCGGGACGCTGGGCATCCGGGAGCACGGCGCGGGCCACCGGTGGATAGCCGAGCGGGCCTTCGAGACGGTCACGCTCGAGGTCGACGGCGACAGCTACGAGGTCACCGTGAAGCTAGCCAGCGACACCGACGGCGAGGTGTACGACGTGAGCTGCGAATTCGACGACGCGGCGGCCGTCGCGGACGCATCGGGTCTCGCCGTTCGGGAAGTCATCCGCCGAGCCGAGCGGTCGGTTCGCGAGTAA